TGTACTCGATGACGCCAACAGCTTCGTTGCGCCCAAaattcagcgaaatcggttcagcggtttgggcgtgaagaggtaacatacagacagacgcgcatccaaatttataatattattagtaaagagGTCACcctaaaaaaattacgtaataaaactacaatttaatatatttaacaaatatttaaaaataaagcagttcctttgtgtcgtcttactACTTATGTCAACTTTTATGTAAACATttcttgtgtgcaataaatgtaaaataaataaatataatttaatgtcTGTCCATTTTGCCGACCGTCCTCTCACACGCCACTTCCGATGTTACGTTGCTCTTACGCAAGCGACGTGTCGCTCTCACAAgctacaaacagacaaacaaacaaattccgTCCTCGGCCATGTAACTGGTTGCCCTTTTGTTGACCAAGGAGGTGTTATGTAAAACTTGACCGAGATATGTAACCTACAGCCACCgttctataaattattttggtaACAGtgtgtttttgatattttttaaattgtttccGTACGCTCCTTGTTCCTCTGAAGTCTTTCTCAGGTATTTttgatcaaaaatattttttagttttaaagaATAAAAGAAACAAACTGGACTGAACAAGTAAGCTGAATTTATGTTGCAATAAACATAGAATTGGATGTACTCAcaacaaattattatcaatattgtATAGACACATTAGCAATGCTATGTAAACTGGAGAAAAATGGAGCGTTACTAATCAATTGAATAAACATAAAGAAATTAAACTTAAACACAATGTTTATATGTGAAAAACATACTAAActctcatttaattatttataggcATGTTAAACTTCTGATTAATTATTACGTAGTGTTTAATGTGGTAtcatatatcataatataacattatatttggCAATGACACCGGCTTGTAGCCCTGACTGCTGCTGGGTGAAGGTAATACGCCTCTTATAAgctcgttataataatattgtatattgttgtgatataatataattaacaaataCTTTTCGAGTATGTTGTGAGGTCTAGAGTTTTTATTAGTTTAGGCAGAAGCTTGATAACGATTGATTTgtataaggctttaaatacaTGTTGAAAAAGGCCTTGTTGCAAAATTACAAGTTACTCGTTAGTTAGTATAATGCTATAAAATGTATAAGTACAGAAGTACTATCACGATAAGTAAAgagtactataattattatgtccatcaactattttttaacacttcacTTGGTctgaatacatttttaattgctgtgtactaacccacaaaaaattacatattatcgCGTTATGCAgcctgcattcaaaatttaacaaaaaaaattgtgggcaGAGGCAGAGAGAGAACAAAGACACAAATGCTTAAAAGCGCCTATAATAATTTACCATCAAATTCAATCATTAGTTTTTGATACACTTTTTGTAGTAGGTATATTACTTTATAATGAAAGCACCTACAACACTACAGGAGAAAAAAATCCTCAATGTAGTCTTATGTTATTAATGTAACGCACAACGCAATCGTCCGCATAACAATGTTAGTTGTTACTCTACGTTACTCAACCGCGCTGCCGCTGACGCTAAACTAACAGATTATATACCAAAATAACACAATAGAACATCTTGCTCACAGTGTTGTAGCAAAATTAGCTATGAAATTTTCAAGCTAGactttagattattatttatatttaattttttatcataatttatgtattatattagctgtcccggcatacgtttatttgccatataaagtatttcgcccgtatcattttattgaagtgactaaataagtatgtcaccatggcaacgtccatcgctatcccgtcgcacaaacaatggtcgccgtcagtctcgagttgtaataatttactattatttattcaacaaatgcactcgTCAATATAagaagtacccagtagccgttTCTTAGACCcattgaatatgcatataaaaattggttaaaatcagtaaagccgtttcggaggagtacgcggcctaacattgtgacacaagaattttatatacataatttaaGATATAGAGCTTGTAATGTCAAACGGTTTGTTACTAGCTCgtgattattttgataaaacttccCGAGTCGAAGCCATATTTTGTCAGTCACTATctataagtaagtacctaataactttttattttttatgtaataagggggcaaacgagcaaacgggtcacctgatggaaagcaacttccgtcgcccatggacactcgcagcatcagaagagctgcaggtgcgttgccggccttttaagaggtaatagggtaataggggagggtagagaagggaagggcataggggagggtagggaagggaagggaacaggggagggtagggtagggaatagggtaggggattgggcctctggtaaactcacttactcggcgaaacacagcgcaagcgctgtttcacgccagttttctgtgagaacgtggtatttccccggttgagccggcccattcctgccaaagcttggctctcccacgtaataatTTTACGCCTACTGCCAGTATGCATCCGCGGTATTTATTATGACGTTTAaatcggaggtcgtgggttcaagtTTGGTTGGAAGCAGTACACTAGAATATCTCAGAGGAAAAAAAGATCCAATAATGTATCAGTTTGTTGTTCCGCTAGTTGTGCCAACAGTCAAAGTTATTTGAGTGgagaaacaaaatatactatccTTTTGTATTACGCACACACTTTGGCTACATAAGATGATTACACGgcctttgttttaatttaaccactgtcaagtgtcaactgaCATCTTACCGCATTGCAATTAGTAGTAATTTCATAAGCGAGCGACACCTCCGGTCGAAAGCGAGGCGCAGGGAAAGTGTGACCTGCACGCTTTTCTTACAATACCAGAACAACCTTTGACATCGTGTATTAAATAAACAGAAAACGAGCAGATAGATCGATGCGATAAATGCTGGACATGGACACTCGATATAAAGCGGTAGCTTCTGTGCTACGCTTGAAACTCCTTTGATTGTAGCTCATCCCCGGTCCTTAAAATCCTCAACCCTTGGAACTTCTAGAAATcgcaaaaactttataaaaataagtcatcTCATAATCGGTTAAAGTCATCACTCGATCGAGAGCCAGGTCCAAATGGTAGAAAAGATTTCTGACACTGGAGAGCGTCCTCTCGTACTAGACCGTAATTCCTTACTCCGGAGATCAGAATGTGACCTATATACTATATAGATGGAAAATACGTTAACGAATATTACAAAATACCTCATCTCCTTccacaaattattatatttagacaAGTATCaaactataatatagtatagtttgataatattattaaatataataatttgtattactgCAATGATTTCAAGCTGAACGGCAGCACCATCATAAAAGTTTTGttcaacgtttctgtcaatatctGATaggacgtgtgcaacatgtgggattttggtcggattgtgtactgtatgtgctagcaacgccctctgctccgacctttacGCAATATTCCCTATTGTAATCACAATCCGAATTTAGACGAAGAGTATGTTGTAAACTATTCACATGAGATTCCGATGCGATAAATTATGAAACAGCAATTACAGAATTCGGGTCTAGTATTGCGTTGTATGACTTAGCGTTTTTATGTATACTTTTGGAATTATTATTgtggttgtaacttgtaacttataatataaaggTTAATTGAGGCCAAGCGTTAAAGGTACAAGTGGAACTGGaaatttgttataataattacgtttctcaattataaatacattttattgaaTTACATTTAggtacattaatataatattgcttATTATTGGCATAGCAGTCAATATAGGTCCAATACTTTGggtatttaaaatacaattttacatttctGACAGAAATTAGTGGCTAACGTCTAAAAGTCAATCAATTAACAACGGTATTGAAAATATAAGCTTCATTAAAAAATCGGACAGCAAAAATTAGTAACATCTATTGAACAACGAGTCTTCGGTGGCAGAATTTGACAGAATCGAATCCTTTTAATGCTTCTTCCGTTAATATATCTAAACAAAGTTTTAGAGGTATCTATGGCAAATATTGAACATTTTTGCAGCTCACATATTATTACCattgcattccatcaggtgacctgtttgccaGTTTTCCCtcttatatcataaaataaatttaaaatgaaaataggAGAGTGCTTAAACGTAATATAGGTCAGTAGTGGATGCTGCACTTAGTCGGTATTAATACTTATATCTACTTTTAAGAGAGTTTTTAATGCTAGTGTTTTTGTATTCGGTAGGGATCTAGTAGGTTTAAAAATTTATGCAATAAAacgattttttgtaaaaaaaagagACCCTTACTAGATTTTGAAATAGGGCAGCCGCATTGTCCACTCGAGCAATTTTCCTCGGCCGAACGGATGTTCCAGAAGGTATAATAGTGTCGAAAGGCATTGCATCACGTATCGGCATGCAGTATGCTCCACCGGTGTCTCATTACGGTTGCGACACGCATACAATGAACGTGGAGCAACTCGCGCACCGTACACGGGAATCACTTTCGTTTGTTTTTCTCGTCATCTGTGAGAATGATTCACTTGTCTCTGCAGCGAAACTGTCACAGATTGCAACCGAAGGGTAAAAAGCAAATATAGAGCTTCGTCAAGCAAGTGCGGCATGTTTGTGACTTGTCACTGCGCATGTAGCTAAGAAAACTCATCGAGAGCTTGTCTTTAAATAGGGCTTAGTAGTGATGACAAGATTAGGCGCACTTAGATTACTATCCTTAGTTCGTATCGGCAGTACTCTCATCTCTATCTCAAATATGTTATTTGGTTTTCACTTTTCATGTAAGGTGTTATATATTAAACATTCTACTAAgtgcttaaaatataatatactcgcAATAATTGATGAAGGCttaaatacgtgggagaaccgTGCTTCgacatgaatgggccggctcgacccgagaaataccacgttctcacagaaaaccggcgtgagtgagtttaccggaggcccaatcccctaacctattctcttcccttcccttccctttccatcccttctctcccctattaccctattccctcttaaaaggccggcaacgcacctgcagctcttctgatgctgcgagtgtccatgggcgatggaagttgctttccatcaggtgacccgtttgcttatttaagggggcaaacgagcaaacgggtcacgggtaatgaaatcattaaaaaaaattgatacgcAATATTATTTAGCTCGATACCTGCTTCCATAGAGTTTCATAGCTTCTACATGTTATAATACGTTCAAGAGACAAGATATTTGACTATAGGTACAGTTATTTTAATAACTGTtattaacacattataaaatttCCGCTTTCTACTTtcccaaataatataattttcaccCAAAAGATATTGcgattgttaaaatatttctctgtcataatattataattgacgaTATGCTAACAATCATGGTATCATAAGATATAACCAAGCTACGctcatatataatattaaattaatataatattataaagactgCGAATCAAGTATTTTTAGTTAAATGTATGTTAAACAATTGTCATATCGTAtgttaaaaaaacttattttaaaattgactAAAATGACTAAGTTTTATTAGTTGTTTGGGGATATCGCTGCTTTTTAagcgtaataattatttaactatttCCTGTTAGCTTCAGATTCTTAAAgtctgtattattattttagtgccTTGGATATTTCATTCGAGGCACCAAAATTAGATTCCAGACTTTGGCACTGATATCTATGGCAAGTTTTGTGGTACTTTTATCGTAGTGTGTTCTGTGTGCTCGGCTGGCGATAAACTGTTGCGCCGTAACGAATAATAGATTCGTCAAATCAGATCTTCCGATCTAAATCCTGTTGTTTGGTGTAAAAGAAGGACTTCCTTTCTAGCAAAATACTATTTGTTTCAGTATCGAACAGCCAGCGGCAGAATGCGGTGCGCGATGACACAGAGAAGCCGCAGTCAGTCCGGGACCTGTTCAACACCTCCTCCTGTATCCCCCCGCCCTACCGCTGCCCGCACCCCCGCATGCAGTACTACCTCTACACCAGGTTTGTAGCTTCTAGAAACTATTagtaactagacgttccgtgcggctacgcccgcgtaaattagatatttcacagaaaaattagtccacaaaaaaagcctatgatccttcacgtggtctacttcttatttgatccaattaacagaaaaaatgctctagtagttcgtgagataagccctttcaaataatttcctccgttttttccacattttcctctatttcttcgctcctattagtcttagcgtgataaaatctagcctatagccttcctcgatatttcttcgctcctattagtcttcgcgtgataaaatatagcctataacctttctcaataactgggctatctaatactgaaagaatttttcaaatcggaccagtagttcctgagattagcgagttcaaataagccctttcaaataatttccccccgttttttttcacattttcctctatttcttcgctcttattagtcttagcgtaataaaatatagcctatagccttcctcaataaatggactatctaatactgaaagaattttttaaattggaccagtagttcctgagattagcgcgttcaaacaaacaaacaaactaacaaactcttccgctttataatattatagtattataaaGTATATCGCTAAGTGTATCACTAAGTGATATTATCATTACTAAGTCATGACAACACAAGCAGTTAATTACCAACCATTTAAGTAGTTTCCAAATAGTTTACATTTATATATCTTATACTGCCTTTCCTAACCGTCTTCAGCTCTGACCTCTTACAGAGGTTTAGATTATGTAAAGGAATATTTAGGTCTAAAATTTACCACTAGGCACTAAGCTTTGTAAATAAATGCTTCTCACATAATATCTgggcattaattataataaaacatgttttgtaaatattggATACTAAGAAAAGTTTTCGTGTTTTCgttacattacaataatatgatTGCAAATGGAACTACAAACCACAACAGCTCATTATGCAACGTTGTCCAAATCTCTCATCCTCAATCAAAACGTAATTTACGTTAAACTGTTCGACAGTGGAGCACTTTCTTGATaactacttttatttttatcacaTCAAATAAGTAGACTTTATAGTCGCTAGAGGTATAAAAATACACGCCCTGATTGCCTCATTATATCttcatattatactaattattacatattgtataatatattatgattgaatttttttatacatcgtACTCATTTATataggaaaaataaaatatttccagaAATAATGAACAAATTGGTTTAACATAGAAACGCGGTTGATACCTTGTGGTTAATTTCAGACACTACATACACAGTATatctggtcgctgttaagcattagtgtcctaacccacaatttttttttaataaattttgaatgcagtcttgttctaaatcatttatagaacataactgcattcataactcaatacgtaatttttatgtgagttagtacacgaatgcttaacagcgtccatctAGCCTTATATCTCATTCTAGAATTCATAGGATTCATGTTTTTGGACATATAAGTAAGGAGTAATAGTATAAGTTTAAATAACTTAACCCGATTCTCGACTACGTAAATGTCACGTACGttcaatacaaaatatgtagcatgttttttttatgaaataagggggcaaacgagcaaacgggtcacctgatggaaagcaacttccgtcgcccatggacactcgcagcatcagaagagctgcaggtgcgtttccggccttttaagagggaatcaggtaataagggagggtagggaaaggaatagggtagggtaggggattgggcctattCGTGTCAATACATCCTGCATTATTAAAATCAAACTAGTAGTTTAGACATGctagatcaggggtcaccaattagtttcgctcggggtccgttttaagaaataaaatgaccttcgcggtccacacattccaaaaaaaattaaacaagataatatgtattttacgaaaattacaaaTGTGTTTGTTTGTATCAATAAGgaaagtgacaatttttgttgctacatgttcatcagtatatcgagaccgaaattaatttttaacgaagttaatCTTCGAACAGGCTTGGTCCGCACACGacgggtcggcggtccggatgcggaccgcagtccgccatttggtgacccctgtcaTTACCCTTCCTTTTATCTTAACTTCGCCGTAAAAACGCATTAACTAAAATGTTTCAGGACAACGCAAGAGATGGGAGAACTCATCAACACTCTGGACAACAAGTCCCTCACCAAATCCAAGTTCAACGTGAAGCATCCCACCAAGATTGTCGTCCACGGCTTCGGCGGTGGCAGGAACCTCTCCCCTAGCACAGACATGAGGAACGCGTACTTCCAGCGAGGAGATTACAACATCATCATAGTGGACTACGGCACGCTAGTCAAGGAGCCCTGCTTGGGACAGGTTGTTGTTAGCTTTCAGTCTatttgtctatctatctgtctgtttgtttgatcttcaccgctgaaccgatttaaataaaatttgcttTGAGATTATTTGAATCCCGGCATAGGATACATACAAGTTATAGACCTGAAATATGCAGGGTTAAGTgcttttaaatacataaaataaacagtAAGGTTTTCTACAGTTATAGTGCTGATCCACCAACTTTTAAACTAATAACTTGTTACAAATGGTACACATAGCGCCACCTACTGACTGAAATAATAACTTTCTGCAAGAAGGTAACGCCTGGCAGGCGGCAGCAAAGATTATGTTTTAAAGTTTGGTAGGAAGTACTTATTCATTAAATGGCTAGTCCTATGtatggtaaaataaaattatagtaagGATATATCCGGTAGCTACTAATAGTACGTCTTGTatggtgtaataaaaatatatgcggCCGCTCCGTGTAGAGAGGCTTTGCATTTAAAACTGCAGATACTAATCCTCCCAGACACTTTAGTACTAAGCCGTCCATTTCCAGATAGAGTGGGCCCCCCGCTTCGCGAGCATGTGTATCGCGCAGCTGGTGGAATACCTCCAGTACCACCCGGTGAAACCCTATCCCCCGGAGAGGATACACACCATAGGGTACAGCGTAGGAGCCCACATCCTGGGCCTGGTGGCTAATCATCTGAGCGAGGGGAAACTGGGAAGGATTACTGGTGAGTATGATTTTAGTATTGATATTCTGATATGGACGGacgtaaaattatttctttcagAAAATTGACTTTGGAAATCTCATCAATGGGAACCAGTTTAAGTGCCCTAAAGCTGGTTTCCGTTTTCATTTGAACTCCTGACGGAAACCAGTGACAAATGTGGCATACAGTGTATTTTGTGTGTTCTATTTAATGCGATCAAGGATCGAACCACTAGTCCACTAAAAATGTATCTAGTTTTTATACTAAGTCTTAGATATTATTCAACAGTCACTTTAAAATCTATCTATGAATATCATTCACTTATCCTGCGAACTCTTGATTAATCTCAGCTGTCAAACTCAAAGACGTACCCTCAAACCTCCAGGCCTGGACCCAACCATCTTCTTCTACATGGGCAACAACCGCTCCCGCGACCTGGACTACACTGACGCGCTGTTCGTGGACGTGCTGCACACCGGAGCGGGTATCCTCGGCCAGTGGGGTCCGACGGGACACGCTGACTTCTACGTCAATGGCGGCTCCAGCCAGCCTGGCTGCGCGCATGACACTATATTCCGTGAGTGTTAAGACCATTACTTGGCAAGCAATGAATGCAAAGTGGTCGTTAAAATAAAAAGGTCTGCTTATATTATGATTAACAACAACAAACCTGCGAGAGTAGACTGTTTTGAAgtgttaagtttaaaaaattaataagtttttgaatttttgcTTATGGATAGAATAATGcctatttagtttatttatttttagcttTAGTGTAATTTCTGCTTTTCGAGTAATCATAATTTTGTAGTCGATTATCACGGCAAGTACAACACCACGTACAACAGCTGTAGTTACAAGCAaaggttacaagttacaactcaaCATTATTTTGAAGCCGAATGAAAAAGTCGGTGCTGCcctctattaaaatattaggacACTAAGTTGTCATGCGAATGAATGCATACGGCATGGCAGTGCGGAGTGCCGTTACGTACCGTCGGCACACACGTCATGACACAAATGAATACACGCAACACACAAAATTATCTATGAAGTTAGTTCACGCTTAATATCATAGATGTCGCTACATAGTAAATAGAAATGGAGAAACTTTCATTGTTCCCGGATACCTGAATGTTTTCGAAAAAGAAGATTGACGTGGACTTTAGAGTCCACGTCAATCTTATGCTAGTACCTATCAATTTCAtgttagtaagtagtaagtacctaataaCTACGTACGTAGGTAGGTACGTAGTTGTTAGGAAGTAGCATAGAATAGAATAgcaaatactttatttgtacaactaaacttaaacttaaaaaacacaataaaggaaaaatatgtacaaataggcggtcttactgctagcagcagtttctgccagacaggttgtctggcagaaagcttaaaattaaaattaaagcataaaattaataattaaaatataaagaatcgCTTCCACGCAGCTATTATAGGAATCGGTCGAGGAGCAAACGGGTGCAGTGCTTGCAGTATCGCAAG
This genomic window from Aricia agestis chromosome 2, ilAriAges1.1, whole genome shotgun sequence contains:
- the LOC121736065 gene encoding phospholipase A1 member A — protein: MVPNAQWLFLIGITALQISLSNSQRQNAVRDDTEKPQSVRDLFNTSSCIPPPYRCPHPRMQYYLYTRTTQEMGELINTLDNKSLTKSKFNVKHPTKIVVHGFGGGRNLSPSTDMRNAYFQRGDYNIIIVDYGTLVKEPCLGQIEWAPRFASMCIAQLVEYLQYHPVKPYPPERIHTIGYSVGAHILGLVANHLSEGKLGRITGLDPTIFFYMGNNRSRDLDYTDALFVDVLHTGAGILGQWGPTGHADFYVNGGSSQPGCAHDTIFQTLSCDHTKVTPYFIESINSRTGFWAGPCPSLFSYLVGWCEPRDTEYVLMGEHVTQKARGVYYVTTNANPPYARGFPGKARRLRSAPPYRYYY